From a single Rosa rugosa chromosome 7, drRosRugo1.1, whole genome shotgun sequence genomic region:
- the LOC133720034 gene encoding aspartic proteinase CDR1-like: MAVLCPLHKNNYTMAVITLFFFHLIYNSATVATNINGGFSAHLIQKNSPNSPLHQHKNNKFFRRLMGPDTPGSPMQFDAGSGSHIMKFSMGTPLFDIYAIVDTGSDLLWTQCQPCQGCYKSNFGVFDPRKSSTHKNITCRSRDCRLLDSLYVYDYCIQKPTGNCVYSYEYLDGTGSMGLLGKETVTLTSTTGKVVALKDIIFGCGYQNNESISSGNIMGMIGLGRGPLSLISQISPYVGGKRFSYCLVQDPKIQSKIYFGNGSEVLGEGVVTTPMVDIEPNENSYLVTVLGITIENEFLSFNSTGTLLNKGNMNVDSGTSTSRLPQDFFDRMVSQLKKVVKLESFIYTKDMMSLLCFNSTTPPKLTPMVFHFEGGSKLPVAMDELFSEEMPGAFCLGISNITNGHQGYFGGSLQTNLLIGFDSDKKVISFKPTNCADFNKN; the protein is encoded by the coding sequence ATGGCTGTCCTATGTCCTTTACACAAAAATAATTATACTATGGCTGTCATcaccctttttttctttcatctcATTTATAACTCTGCTACAGTAGCAACCAATATCAATGGTGGCTTCAGCGCTCATCTTATCCAAAAAAATTCTCCAAATTCACCATTGCACCAacacaaaaacaacaaattttttCGACGGTTGATGGGTCCAGACACGCCAGGATCACCAATGCAATTCGATGCAGGTAGTGGCTCACATATTATGAAGTTCTCAATGGGAACCCCGCTCTTCGATATTTATGCAATTGTTGATACAGGCAGCGATCTACTATGGACGCAATGCCAGCCTTGTCAAGGTTGCTACAAGAGCAACTTTGGCGTTTTTGACCCGAGAAAATCCTCAACTCATAAGAACATTACTTGTCGGTCAAGAGACTGTAGACTCCTCGACTCGTTATATGTATATGACTATTGTATACAAAAACCTACGGGAAATTGTGTTTATAGCTACGAGTATCTAGACGGGACAGGCTCAATGGGTCTATTGGGTAAAGAAACAGTTACCTTGACATCCACTACAGGTAAAGTTGTAGCCCTAAAAGATATTATTTTTGGGTGTGGGTATCAAAACAATGAATCTATTTCAAGTGGAAATATAATGGGAATGATTGGGCTTGGACGTGGGCCATTATCATTGATTTCTCAAATTTCTCCCTATGTTGGAGGCAAAAGATTCTCTTATTGCTTGGTGCAAGATCCCAAAATCCAAAGCAAGATCTATTTCGGGAATGGGAGTGAAGTTTTGGGTGAAGGAGTGGTGACAACCCCTATGGTCGATATTGAACCAAACGAGAATAGTTATCTTGTCACAGTATTAGGAATTACCATCGAAAAtgagtttctttcttttaactCAACTGGGACATTACTCAATAAAGGTAACATGAATGTCGATAGCGGTACATCTACGTCACGTTTACCACAAGACTTTTTTGACCGGATGGTGTCTCAGCTAAAAAAGGTAGTTAAATTGGAGTCATTCATATATACCAAGGATATGATGAGTCTCCTTTGCTTTAACTCCACGACGCCTCCAAAATTAACACCAATGGTTTTCCATTTTGAGGGTGGTAGCAAACTGCCGGTGGCGATGGACGAATTATTTTCTGAAGAAATGCCTGGGGCATTTTGCTTAGGAATTTCAAACATAACTAATGGGCATCAAGGTTATTTCGGAGGTTCTCTACAGACAAATCTCTTGATTGGTTTTGACTCTGATAAAAAAGTGATATCCTTCAAGCCAACTAATTGCGCAGACTTTAACAAAAACTAA
- the LOC133720846 gene encoding histone H1-like: MPAETAVVKAKKPRSPPAHPPFVEMITEAIVALKERTGSSQYAIAKFVEEKHKQLPQSFKKLLLLNLKKLVASGKLVKVKASFKLPPRSAAAAAAAPAKEKTKPEASKPKKSAAKTTTKPKAKTVAKPKAVAKPKTKALAVVAKPKAAVKPKAKAKAAKPAAAKAARTSSRTSPGKRVEAKAKAAKKPAATKVVKKPKSVKSPAKKKVQPKRGKK, encoded by the exons ATGCCCGCCGAAACCGCCGTCGTCAAGGCCAAGAAGCCGCGATCGCCGCCCGCTCACCCTCCCTTCGTCGAG ATGATCACGGAGGCGATTGTCGCCCTGAAGGAGAGGACTGGTTCGAGCCAGTACGCCATCGCCAAATTCGTGGAGGAGAAGCACAAGCAGTTGCCTCAGAGCTTCAAGAAGCTTCTGCTCCTCAACCTGAAGAAGCTCGTCGCCTCCGGCAAGCTCGTCAAGGTCAAGGCCTCCTTCAAGCTCCCTCCTCGCTCCGCCGCCGCCGCGGCTGCTGCTCCGGCCAAGGAGAAGACCAAGCCGGAAGCTTCCAAGCCTAAGAAGTCCGCCGCCAAGACTACTACTAAGCCCAAGGCCAAAACCGTCGCGAAGCCCAAGGCGGTGGCGAAGCCGAAGACCAAGGCTTTGGCGGTGGTTGCGAAGCCCAAGGCGGCGGTGAAGCCGAAGGCGAAGGCCAAAGCGGCTAAGCCTGCTGCTGCCAAGGCGGCGAGGACGTCGTCGAGGACTTCGCCGGGGAAGAGGGTCGAGGCGAAAGCCAAGGCGGCGAAGAAGCCGGCGGCGACTAAGGTCGTGAAGAAGCCGAAGAGTGTGAAGTCTCCGGCGAAGAAGAAGGTTCAGCCGAAGAGGGGcaagaagtga